The proteins below come from a single Dehalococcoidales bacterium genomic window:
- a CDS encoding putative sulfate exporter family transporter, with protein MKKHYREKAINGISWPNRVSSLAPGLLVTLAFAVVSFITWWFLKDTWLKFSALLWAFVYSIILVNLRPALFEGKLKAGIEFSSTKLLCWSIALLGLTISASVWVKLGGIGLAMVLINLALVFTFGVVFCKYVLKLDNVLSLLISVGTSICGASAIAAVGPALKAKAEHMGLSVAVITLFGLLAMFLYPLLFAGPLIDWLANDNLAYGMWVGTGIHETAQVIAASSQVDNALSIASSAKFIRIFSIGPMVFISQFLLRRFSRMSESGRTRMAVPWFALFFILFSVIHLGLESLPIRSQWLYFNSTYLSPAITFLLSWSFAAIGLKVKISSIRVVGLKAFLGGMGIAVFAGVISLLLVRFLWLPLSS; from the coding sequence GTGAAAAAGCACTACAGAGAAAAGGCGATTAACGGCATAAGCTGGCCAAATCGGGTTAGTAGTCTTGCTCCAGGTCTTCTGGTCACTCTGGCCTTCGCTGTCGTCTCCTTCATTACCTGGTGGTTTCTTAAAGATACGTGGCTTAAATTCAGTGCTTTATTATGGGCTTTTGTCTATTCCATAATATTAGTCAATCTCAGGCCGGCGTTATTCGAGGGTAAGTTAAAGGCAGGAATAGAGTTTTCTTCGACTAAACTACTCTGCTGGTCTATTGCGCTGCTGGGTCTGACCATTAGTGCCTCGGTATGGGTCAAACTGGGAGGAATTGGATTAGCCATGGTGCTGATCAATCTGGCTCTGGTATTTACATTTGGAGTCGTCTTCTGCAAATACGTTCTGAAACTGGATAACGTGTTGTCACTCTTGATTTCGGTGGGGACGAGTATTTGTGGAGCCTCGGCAATTGCGGCGGTTGGTCCCGCACTCAAAGCGAAGGCGGAGCATATGGGTCTATCGGTGGCCGTCATCACCCTCTTCGGATTGTTAGCCATGTTTCTCTATCCCCTGCTGTTCGCCGGACCCCTGATAGATTGGCTTGCCAATGACAACCTCGCTTATGGCATGTGGGTCGGAACCGGCATTCATGAGACTGCCCAGGTAATAGCGGCGTCAAGTCAGGTGGATAATGCGCTTTCGATTGCCAGTTCCGCCAAGTTCATCCGCATATTCTCGATAGGCCCAATGGTATTCATCAGTCAGTTCCTGCTTCGTCGTTTCAGCAGAATGAGTGAATCCGGGCGGACAAGAATGGCAGTTCCCTGGTTCGCTCTTTTCTTTATCCTTTTCAGTGTGATCCATCTCGGGTTGGAATCTCTACCCATCCGGTCCCAATGGCTCTACTTTAATTCTACCTACCTATCACCGGCTATTACTTTTCTATTGTCCTGGTCCTTTGCCGCTATAGGTTTGAAAGTAAAAATCTCTTCCATTCGAGTGGTCGG